One segment of Meriones unguiculatus strain TT.TT164.6M chromosome 3, Bangor_MerUng_6.1, whole genome shotgun sequence DNA contains the following:
- the Faah gene encoding fatty-acid amide hydrolase 1 produces the protein MVPSQVWTALSGVSGVALACCLVSAAVVLRWTGRRTARGAAARARRRQRAGLETMDKAVQRFRLQNPDLDSEALLALPLPQLVQKLQGGELSPEAVLFTYLGKAWEVNKGTNCVTSYLTDCETQLPQAPRQGLLYGVPVSLKECFSYKGQDSTLGLSLNENVPSECDCVVVQVLKLQGAVPFVHTNVPQSMLSFDCSNPLFGPTTNPWKSSKSPGGSSGGEGALIGSGGSLLGLGTDIGGSIRFPSAFCGICGLKPTGNRLSKNGLRGCVYGQLAVQLSVGPMARDVESLALCMRALLCEDLFRLDPTVPPLPFREEVYTSSRRLRVGYYETDNYTMPSPAMRRAVLETKLSLEAAGHTLVPFLPNNIPYALEVLSAGGLFSDGGHTFLQNFKGDFVDPCLGDLILVLKLPSWLKRLLSFLLKPLFPRLAAFLNSMRPRSSGKLWELHHEVEMYRRSVIAQWKAMNLDVLLTPMLSPALDLNAPGRATGAISYTVLFNCLDFPAGVVPVTTVTSEDDAQMEHYQGYFGDIWDSTLKKAMKNSVGLPVAVQCVALPWQEELCLRFMREVELLMTPEKRPS, from the exons ATGGTGCCTAGCCAAGTGTGGACCGCGCTGTCTGGGGTCTCCGGGGTCGCCCTAGCCTGCTGCTTGGTGTCGGCGGCGGTGGTCCTGCGATGGACCGGGCGCCGGACGGCCCGGGGCGCGGCGGCCAGGGCGCGGCGGAGGCAGCGAGCGGGCCTGGAGACCATGGACAAGGCGGTGCAGCGTTTCCGATTGCAG AACCCTGACCTGGACTCGGAAGCCCTGCTGGCCCTTCCCCTGCCCCAGCTGGTACAGAAGTTACAGGGAGGAGAACTGTCCCCAGAGGCTGTACTCTTCACCTACCTGGGAAAG GCGTGGGAAGTGAACAAAGGGACCAACTGTGTGACCTCCTACCTGACTGACTGTGAGACGCAGCTGCCCCAGGCCCCAAGGCAGGGCCTACTCTATGGCGTCCCTGTGAGCCTCAAGGAGTGCTTCAGCTACAAG GGCCAAGACTCCACGCTGGGCTTGAGTCTGAATGAGAACGTGCCGTCGGAGTGCGACTGTGTCGTGGTGCAAGTGCTGAAGCTGCAGGGGGCTGTGCCCTTTGTGCACACCAATGTCCCCCAGTCCATGTTAAG cTTTGACTGCAGTAACCCCCTCTTTGGCCCGACTACAAACCCATGGAAGTCCTCCAAGAGCCCGGGTGGCTCCTCAGGGGGCGAGGGGGCCCTCATCGGATCTGGGGGCTCCCTTCTGGGTTTGGGCACTGATATTGGAGGCAGCATCCGTTTCCCTTCTGCCTTCTGTGGCATCTGTGGCCTCAAGCCTACCGGGAACCGGCTCAG CAAGAATGGCCTGAGGGGCTGTGTCTATGGACAGTTGGCAG TGCAGCTTTCTGTTGGCCCCATGGCCCGGGATGTGGAGAGCCTGGCATTATGCATGAGAGCCCTACTGTGTGAGGACCTGTTCCGCCTGGACCCCACCGTGCCCCCCTTGCCCTTCAGAGAGGAG GTCTATACAAGCTCTAGACGGCTGCGGGTGGGGTATTATGAAACTGACAACTATACCATGCCCAGCCCAGCCATGAGGAGGGCTGTGCTGGAGACCAAGCTGAGTCTTGAGGCCGCTGGCCACACG CTGGTTCCCTTCCTGCCAAACAACATTCCCTACGCCCTGGAGGTCCTCTCTGCCGGTGGGCTGTTCAGTGACGGTGGCCACACTTTCCTCCAGAACTT CAAAGGTGACTTTGTGGATCCCTGCCTGGGGGACCTGATCTTAGTTCTGAAGCTGCCCTCGTGGCTTAAAAGACTGCTGAGCTTCCTGCTGAAGCCTCTG TTTCCTCGGCTGGCAGCCTTTCTCAACAGCATGCGTCCACG GTCATCTGGAAAGCTGTGGGAGCTGCACCATGAGGTTGAG ATGTACCGCAGGTCTGTGATTGCCCAGTGGAAAGCGATGAACTTGGATGTGCTGCTGACCCCTATGCTGAGCCCTGCACTGGATTTGAATGCTCCAGGCAGAGCCACAG GGGCTATCAGCTACACTGTGCTCTTCAACTGCCTGGACTTCCCTGCGGGGGTGGTGCCTGTCACCACTGTGACCTCCGAGGATGATGCCCAGATGGAACACTACCAGGGCTACTTTGGGGATATCTGGGACAGTACGCTGAAGAAG gccATGAAGAACAGTGTAGGCCTACCTGTGGCTGTGCAGTGCGTGGCTCTACCCTGGCAGGAAGAGCTGTGCCTGCGGTTCATGCGGGAGGTGGAACTGCTGATGACCCCCGAAAAGCGGCCATCCTGA